AACTCCCTCTCTCCTCAAAGCAAGGATAACCTTTGGAACGTCTCCAATCCTTGATCGCGATTCCGATTCTGCTTGGTCTCGCGTGGCTGCTGTCATCCGACCGCAAAAATTTCCCGTGGCGTGTGGTGATTTGGGGTACGGGCCTGCAAATCGTCTTTGCGGTCTTGATTCTCTGGACGCCGTGGGGCCGCAATGTGTTCAGCGCGTTAGGCGACGGTGTGTCGAAATTTCTCGGATATACACTCGAAGGATCATCGTTCCTGTTCGGCAACATGGTCAAACAGGAGTATCAGGAAACTTTCGGATTCCAGTTCGCTTTTGCGATCCTGCCGACCATCATTTTCTTCGGATCGTTCATGGGCATCCTCTATCACTTCGGCATCGTGCAACGTGTGGTGCGTGGACTGGCATGGGTGATGACGCGATCGATGGGAACGTCCGGAGCGGAATCTCTTTCGGCGGCGGGCAATATCTTCTTGGGCCAGACAGAGTCACCCTTGTTGATTCGACCCTTCCTGAAAACGGTCACGCGCAGTGAACTGAATGCCATCATGGTTGGCGGGTTCGCCACCGTTGCGGGCGGCGTCATGGCGGGGTATATTCTGCTCGGAGTTCCGGCAAAACATCTGCTCGCGGCGTCGGTCATGGCCGCGCCCGGCGCTTTGATCTTTGCCAAAATCTTTCTTCCGGAGCGCGAACAGCCGGCAACGGCAGGGCAGCTCCACATGCCCGAGATGCCCAAGCAGGCGAATGTTATTGATGCTGCGGCAAGCGGTGCGCGCGACGGACTCGGCCTCGCGGTGAACGTCGGGGCCATGCTGCTCGCATTCATTGCTCTCATTGCTGTCTTAAACGCTATCTTGGGGCTGATTTCCGGCTGGTTTGCAGGAGTAGGGATGATGTGGTTCCCGGAAAGTTTGCGCGAGATCTTCTCCTACGTGCTCTGGCCGATTGGTTTCATTCTCGGCGTGCCTGTCTCGGAGTGCAAGGACTTCGCCTATCTTATCGGCACGAAGATCTCGATCAATGAGTTTGTGGCCTATGTCGAGTTATCAAACTTGATGAAGGAAGGCGTGCTGTCTCCCCGCACGATCATGCTCGCGTCATATGCGCTGTGCGGATTCGCGAATTTCTCCTCAATCGGCATCCAAATCGGCGGTATCGGAAGCCTTGCTCCGGAGCGACGCAAGGATCTTGCGGAATTGGGCATGCGGGCGATGATAGCCGGAACGATGGTCAGCCTGCAGACGGCGGCCATTGCCGGAGTGCTGTCGGCAAGCTGACATGAAAAAGTCCGCGCAAAGCGCGGACTTCTCTTTCGCACACCCGATAATTAAACTCAGCGGCTCTCCTTGTGCGGCAGGTGTTTGCCGTGCGGGTGTTCGGGAAGACTCTCGATGATCTCACGTGCCTTTACGACGGCGTCGTCAAACGTCGGCGGTAGATTCTCAGCACCGAACAGTTCGATAAGCCCCGCACGCTCCAGCGCATCGCGCGGCTGTTTGTTCAGACCGCTGATAAGAAATGCCGTTCCGTGCTTTCGCGAGTCGTTGAAGACTTCGATCAGTGCCTGCATACCTGAACTATCAATGACGGGCACTTTACGCATCCGGATAATTCTGACCTTCGGCGCGCGCGCGACGATGTTCATCGCTTCTCGAAACTTGTAGACTGCGCCGAAGAAGAACGGTCCGTTGATTTCATAGACTTGCACTCCAGCTGGAATGGCAGAGCGGTCCAGAACGTCCAACTCCTCTGTGGGGGTCGGTTCGCGCATCTCGCTTGTAAAGATTTCTATTTCAGTGGCGCCGGACATCCGCTTCATGAACAGGAAAACTGCCATCAGCATCCCCACCTCGATCGCGACGGTTAGATCGAGGATGACGGTCAGCGAAAGCGTTGAGAGCAGCACCGCCACGTCACTCTTCGGTCCGCGCAGCATGGCGCGAAACGAGTGCCACTCGAACATATTGTAGGCGACGACGACCAGAATTGCCGCCAACGCTGCCAGCGGAATCATCTTTGCAAGTCCGCCGAACACGAGCATCAGCAGCAAGAGCGCAAGAGCGTGCACAATGCCTGCAACCGGCGTGCGGCCTCCGTTGCGCACGTTGGTCGCCGTCCGCGCAATTGCTCCCGTCACAGGCAATCCGCCGAACACGGAGCTGCCGATGTTCGCGACACCCTGTGCAACCAGCTCCATATTAGAGCGGTGCCGCCCGCCCACCATGCCGTCTGCAACGACTGCCGAAAGCAGAGATTCGATGGCCACCAGCACGGCAATCGTCATCGCCGGCGGAACCAGCCTGCGCACTTCTGCGAACGTCAGGTCAGGCACCTGCGGCATCGGCAGCATCGAGGGGATGTCTCCAAACCGCGAACCGATCGTTTCGACGGGCAGGTGCAGCAACTGAGCGGCGGCCGTGGCGCCGACAAGCACAACTAACGAGCCAGGAATCGTCCGCATCAGTCTTGGCCACACCAGCAGCACAACAACTGATGCAACTCCAATCACTACGGCAGAGGGGTTGATCGTGTCCGCAGCGCGAGCCAGTGAGAAAAGCTTCTCAATAAAGTTCGCAGTTTGTCCTTCCAGCGTCATCCCAGTGAAGTCGGCGATCTGCGAAACGAAGATGATCATGGCGATTCCGCTGGTG
This sequence is a window from bacterium. Protein-coding genes within it:
- a CDS encoding NupC/NupG family nucleoside CNT transporter: MERLQSLIAIPILLGLAWLLSSDRKNFPWRVVIWGTGLQIVFAVLILWTPWGRNVFSALGDGVSKFLGYTLEGSSFLFGNMVKQEYQETFGFQFAFAILPTIIFFGSFMGILYHFGIVQRVVRGLAWVMTRSMGTSGAESLSAAGNIFLGQTESPLLIRPFLKTVTRSELNAIMVGGFATVAGGVMAGYILLGVPAKHLLAASVMAAPGALIFAKIFLPEREQPATAGQLHMPEMPKQANVIDAAASGARDGLGLAVNVGAMLLAFIALIAVLNAILGLISGWFAGVGMMWFPESLREIFSYVLWPIGFILGVPVSECKDFAYLIGTKISINEFVAYVELSNLMKEGVLSPRTIMLASYALCGFANFSSIGIQIGGIGSLAPERRKDLAELGMRAMIAGTMVSLQTAAIAGVLSAS
- a CDS encoding STAS domain-containing protein, which gives rise to MLKPKLFTTLRNYDRQQFSRDFVAGLIVGVVALPLCIAFAIASGVSPERGLIAGVIGGFIVSFLGGSRVQIGGPAGAFVVIVFSIVAEYGLDGLIVSTFLAGILLILFGRFKLGSVIKFIPLPVVTGFTSGIAMIIFVSQIADFTGMTLEGQTANFIEKLFSLARAADTINPSAVVIGVASVVVLLVWPRLMRTIPGSLVVLVGATAAAQLLHLPVETIGSRFGDIPSMLPMPQVPDLTFAEVRRLVPPAMTIAVLVAIESLLSAVVADGMVGGRHRSNMELVAQGVANIGSSVFGGLPVTGAIARTATNVRNGGRTPVAGIVHALALLLLMLVFGGLAKMIPLAALAAILVVVAYNMFEWHSFRAMLRGPKSDVAVLLSTLSLTVILDLTVAIEVGMLMAVFLFMKRMSGATEIEIFTSEMREPTPTEELDVLDRSAIPAGVQVYEINGPFFFGAVYKFREAMNIVARAPKVRIIRMRKVPVIDSSGMQALIEVFNDSRKHGTAFLISGLNKQPRDALERAGLIELFGAENLPPTFDDAVVKAREIIESLPEHPHGKHLPHKESR